Genomic window (Vibrio sp. NTOU-M3):
AAGCGGAAGAACGCCCAAGGTCCTTGAAGATTAATACTGCGTGGAGACTGATTCGGTTTTGCAGGAACAAGCGTGACTTTCGAAACAGCAGAATCACGCAAGGTATTTGGCCAGATAAGATCGACACTTTCGCGTGGACCATGACTGTACGCCAAGTACTGCCCATCGACGTTCAACACACTACGACGCTTATTATTAGTTAGACGCAGAGGTTCAATTGCAAAGTTCACATCCAAGATACCTTTACGATTGAAGAACGCAGCCTGAATACGTTGAGCCTGCTTTATTTGCTCAAGAACATCTTTGCGGATGATGGATTGAGCATTATCGCCTTCATTCAGTGCCGAAGCATCTTCAATAAACATCTTTAACTGATGATTGTAAAAGCTGTCCAATGTACCATTCGGAGCAAAGAAGGCTTCAAAATCATTTAACGCTGCATCTTTTTTCGATTTCTGGCTGAAAGGATAACGACTGGCTAGCTTAGTCTCATAGGTTTTGTAAACATCTTCATACCAACGCACTTCCAAATGCTTAATCGCTTCTTGCTTAACGACATACCAGCTTTCATCAGCAAGCTTTGCAACCATAGCATCAAGTGGTTGAGGTAAACCAGAAGAGATACGTCTCAAGGTATAGATCGGATCTGCATTAACGAGCTTTAACCGAGCCTTAGTGGCTTCTAGAGCAGCCATGCCTGCATCCGGAGATTCTTGAATGCCCTTGAGGTAATTTTTCAGTTCTTCAACAGACGCCAATACTTCGTTGATATAAGCAGGTTGCTCTCCAACAGGTGCTAACATGTTATTCAGCTCAGAAAATGGTGCTTGGATCATTGAAGCCACTTTGTATTTTGGTGACTTTAAGATCTCTTTCTGTGCATCTTCTCCAGTTGGTAATTGGGCGATCACCTGAGTATTAGTATCCAAAGTGCGGAGTAAACGCTGTAGCGGCTCAATGTTTCCTGTCAGGTTATCCAATACTGCAACGGCATCGTTGATATCCTGGAAGTACTTCATATCAATTTCGTTCAGTGCCGCTCGCCAAGTATTCACATAATCTGCGACATATAAATCTCGTATTTTGTCACGAAGAACCTGCTTGTCCGCTTCACTAAATTGGGCCGTTTTTGACTGTCCTAACACCCAGCTATCAATCAATGCTAAATCAGAAACTTGTTCTGACTCCGGAAGGAAATAGTCTTCAAAACCTTTTTTAGTCAACATCTGTGGAATGAACAACGCAGAACTGCGCTCGACACGCTCTTCGAATACCAGATCAAACACTGGACCAACGAGATTTCTTAAGTTGATGGAAGGGCCAAGTGCTGTTTGAGCCGTCAATTTTAGATTTCGATATACTCGCTGATCATTAGGCATAGAACCAAGGTCCGCTTGAACCTTTGCAATCATTACATCATAAGGCTTCATTACCTGCTCTGCAGCAATATCGCCATTATTTCTGTCGCCAGCTAGATCGGTATGACGCATTGCATAATCAAGGTGCCCAAGGAGCTCCTCTTGCACTTTGCGTTGACCAGAAAACTCTTGTTGCCAATATTTACCGAAGAAATCGAGCACATATTCTTTGTAGCGCCCACTTTTATCTACCATCATGCGATAAACACGCAGTACCGCGAGCTTTTCTTCATCAGTTTCAGCTAAGTTAAGCTCAACAACTACATCCGCCATAAGAAGAGGCAAGAAACGGGTCTCCAACAAGTTCAGATACGTTTCTTCCACTTTAGGTCCAATAGTATGGCCCTGATAAAGCCCAAAATCAGAAACATACATCGGTTTTTCACGGAAGAAACCGAACTCCAACGTAGCCTCACGAATTTTGTTTAATGGGATGAGAATGTCTTGCTGCGATGTTAAGCGTGAACTGGATGGAAATTGTTCCTTATATTCATTTACTTTTGACAATACCGCCGACGCTTGATTGGTATTGACCATGTAATAACGATGCCAAGTACCGACTAACAAAAGCGAAGCAATCGAGCAAGCAACAAATGATAACCCCATCAAACGACGCTTTTGCTTAGCAACACGAAAGTTATCCGACGCAAGCCCTGCTTCAGGGTAAATGACGTTGCTAAATAGCTTTTGAGTAAAATAGACGGTGGAATTCTTTGCCTGTTGAGCTTTATTGACCGCATGAGTCAATCCATAGCGACGTGAGGCTGCATCATCAAATGCATTCGTAGGAACCCCTTGCTGATAAACCGAAGTAAAGTAGACACCACGAACTAGCGCTGATGTGGAGAACTGATCACTTGATAACGCATCTTGGAAGAACTCCTTCAAAATATCTTTTAAGCCAGCAATTTGACGAGTAAAACTGTAAATTGCATTTCGCTCTTCAAGTGACATAGGTGTCGCAGCGGCTTCAGGTAACAGTTCGTTAATTCGCTCAACAAACTGACCATATTCATTAATAAATTCTTCCAGCCAATGATCAAGTTCATCAACAGAGTCTAATGAGAAGGTGAAACCTAGAACTTCTTCGCGCTGTTTCTTTGTGTATTGTTTAAAGAATGGTTCAAAGCCGTGAAGTAAGTCGAGTTTAGTCAATGAGACGTACACCGGTAGGCGGGTCGATAATGTTTCCATCAACTCACGTAAGCGAGCACGGAGTAAACTAGCATACGCTTTTCGTTCAGTTGCTGTTGCCGTTGCCAAATGTGATAGGTCAAGCGCCAACACAATACCATTTAGCGGTCGACGGCTGCGAGTACGATCAAGCCAATTGATGAAGTGAAGCCAAAGCCTGCGTTCCATTTCTCCATCATTGTCTTCACTCCGATTGCCTTGAGTAAGCAGTTCACCATCTGGATCGATCAAAACAGATTCATCACCTACCCACCAATCAAAAGAATAAGGGTTCTCGCTTTTTTGGCCAGACGCTCTAAGTACCGAAGAGAACACAAAGTTTTGTCCAGAACGATTAATAAGACTCGTCTTACCCGCATTCTCAAGTCCAAGCACTAAATACCACGGTAAAGCATACAAGTAGTTACGCTTATTCAAGCTCTGCTTCATATTGACCATCATGTGGTTGAGCTCGTTTTCTTGGCGCTCTTCAAGTAACTTTATTGGATCTTGGCGAAGTGTCTCTTCTCGTTTTTGCTCCGCTTTAAACCCTTGCAATTTACGCCATTGGACAATACCCCAGATTCCTAGACAGCCAAGCGTAAAAAATCCACTTGCCACTAGACGTGCCATTACACTATCAAGCGGTCGGTTACCTGCAATTTCTAACCACGGGCCAGCCCACCAAATTGCCACGTTCACTAAAATGAACGTTGTGAATAGCAAAACAGGTAAAGCAGCAACCATACCTGGTTTAAGCTTCTTTACTATTCCAACAATAAATTTCCACATGGAGTATATCCTTCGATTAATCTGACGTTGCGTATCGTTTTAATTCTTCTACCAATGTAGGTTCCCAATCGGTGACTTTCATTGATAGTACTTGTTCATATAGCGTTTGATATTGTGAGACTGCCATCTCATCAAGATGATTTGCCTGCAAGAGGTCTGCTGAAAGCATTCTCCAATAGAAACGATCTCGTGGCTCTGTTGCCTTAACTAATCCATCATTTAACATGGACAACGCAACCGCGATTCCGCCTTCTTTTGCTAAGGAAAATGCTTCCTTTCTTAGCTCTTGCCAATCACCTAAAGCTGATTGAGAGCTGCTTTGTGCTGTATCAGTTCCATTAATCCATTCAATCACTGATTGCGGTACGAATGGTTCACCACCTTTAAACTTGAGGCTCATTAATTCAGGAAGACGCTGCAAGAATAGACGTGTTTCCGAAGCAATTGATTCACACCACTCTTGCTTACCAAGACTTTTTGCTATCTGATAGCTCATTAAGTGGCCTTCAAACCAATACGGAGCCATCGTTAAGCTTTGTTCTACTTGGCGCCAAAGCACTAGATCAGGCTGCCTAAGCTTATCTTGGTAATCTTTTACTCTGTCAGCTTGCATGCCACGAAGAAGCGTCTCTCCATTAGCATCATGATCAGGCAGTGTTGTGATGGCCCCCCATACGGCATAGCGTCGTAAACGGATCCCAATTGAGCTGCCAAATTCCTGCTCACCTAAAAAGTCAGCCACCTTTAGCAATGACTGTTTTGTCGCCTTATCACTTGTGCTGTCCACCGATACTGAAGATGTACTCGTTGTCGTGATGGGAGCCGCAACATTTTGCTTTATCTCTGGCTGCTCAGTTTTCTGGCGCTCATCAACTTTGCGTAGTTCAGAAGTAATGGAAATGGCAACCGAACTAACGACATCATTTGTTAACCCTGCCTTTTCAATCGTTTTCTGCCATTCCTCACATGCTGACAACAAAGCGTCTCTGTCTTGGGTATCAAACAGATTAAAGTCAACCTTTTCCAACACTAAAGAAAAGCGCTGCACCATTTGGCTAAAGAATTTACGTCGAGGAAGGTTGCCACGTTTACCTGGAGCCGGGTAACAGGTTTCCCAGTAGTGAGCAATAAAATCATTCATTACTCCAAAAGAAACGATTAGACGCTGCGGGTTAACTTGATTATGTAAGCACTGCAGTAAGTGAACCAAAAGCTTTATATCTTTGGTTTTCTCACTAAATAACTTAACAATACTATGCTCCACTTCATCCCATTGGACACTGCCATGAGATAGCGAACCCACCTTCATCATCTGATCCTCAATAAAATCAAAAAGAGGATCATCGATGAGTCGTTCTCCAACCGATGTTTTGGAAGAAATAGGTCGAACTATATGTTCGCGGTACTCTGCTAATTCCATGGTTATCTTCCTTTACCAACCACA
Coding sequences:
- the tssM gene encoding type VI secretion system membrane subunit TssM; this translates as MVAALPVLLFTTFILVNVAIWWAGPWLEIAGNRPLDSVMARLVASGFFTLGCLGIWGIVQWRKLQGFKAEQKREETLRQDPIKLLEERQENELNHMMVNMKQSLNKRNYLYALPWYLVLGLENAGKTSLINRSGQNFVFSSVLRASGQKSENPYSFDWWVGDESVLIDPDGELLTQGNRSEDNDGEMERRLWLHFINWLDRTRSRRPLNGIVLALDLSHLATATATERKAYASLLRARLRELMETLSTRLPVYVSLTKLDLLHGFEPFFKQYTKKQREEVLGFTFSLDSVDELDHWLEEFINEYGQFVERINELLPEAAATPMSLEERNAIYSFTRQIAGLKDILKEFFQDALSSDQFSTSALVRGVYFTSVYQQGVPTNAFDDAASRRYGLTHAVNKAQQAKNSTVYFTQKLFSNVIYPEAGLASDNFRVAKQKRRLMGLSFVACSIASLLLVGTWHRYYMVNTNQASAVLSKVNEYKEQFPSSSRLTSQQDILIPLNKIREATLEFGFFREKPMYVSDFGLYQGHTIGPKVEETYLNLLETRFLPLLMADVVVELNLAETDEEKLAVLRVYRMMVDKSGRYKEYVLDFFGKYWQQEFSGQRKVQEELLGHLDYAMRHTDLAGDRNNGDIAAEQVMKPYDVMIAKVQADLGSMPNDQRVYRNLKLTAQTALGPSINLRNLVGPVFDLVFEERVERSSALFIPQMLTKKGFEDYFLPESEQVSDLALIDSWVLGQSKTAQFSEADKQVLRDKIRDLYVADYVNTWRAALNEIDMKYFQDINDAVAVLDNLTGNIEPLQRLLRTLDTNTQVIAQLPTGEDAQKEILKSPKYKVASMIQAPFSELNNMLAPVGEQPAYINEVLASVEELKNYLKGIQESPDAGMAALEATKARLKLVNADPIYTLRRISSGLPQPLDAMVAKLADESWYVVKQEAIKHLEVRWYEDVYKTYETKLASRYPFSQKSKKDAALNDFEAFFAPNGTLDSFYNHQLKMFIEDASALNEGDNAQSIIRKDVLEQIKQAQRIQAAFFNRKGILDVNFAIEPLRLTNNKRRSVLNVDGQYLAYSHGPRESVDLIWPNTLRDSAVSKVTLVPAKPNQSPRSINLQGPWAFFRLLEKGEVISASPTSVDFKFAVDGGDMTYRIYAESDANPFTDRLFKSFKLSKTLY
- the tssA gene encoding type VI secretion system protein TssA translates to MELAEYREHIVRPISSKTSVGERLIDDPLFDFIEDQMMKVGSLSHGSVQWDEVEHSIVKLFSEKTKDIKLLVHLLQCLHNQVNPQRLIVSFGVMNDFIAHYWETCYPAPGKRGNLPRRKFFSQMVQRFSLVLEKVDFNLFDTQDRDALLSACEEWQKTIEKAGLTNDVVSSVAISITSELRKVDERQKTEQPEIKQNVAAPITTTSTSSVSVDSTSDKATKQSLLKVADFLGEQEFGSSIGIRLRRYAVWGAITTLPDHDANGETLLRGMQADRVKDYQDKLRQPDLVLWRQVEQSLTMAPYWFEGHLMSYQIAKSLGKQEWCESIASETRLFLQRLPELMSLKFKGGEPFVPQSVIEWINGTDTAQSSSQSALGDWQELRKEAFSLAKEGGIAVALSMLNDGLVKATEPRDRFYWRMLSADLLQANHLDEMAVSQYQTLYEQVLSMKVTDWEPTLVEELKRYATSD